A section of the Rubritalea squalenifaciens DSM 18772 genome encodes:
- a CDS encoding GspE/PulE family protein, whose protein sequence is MAEVMEIDRQSRWLIEAVMAAGGTDEAQVSEVVLDAKKKGLSLIDAVLDAGVVGEEEFLREVSARLALPWHEGDLLGENVKELKAACGPALAIRHRVVPLELNKDQITLACYDPLALEARQILSRRLPYSIKWVMSERRKIRTTLGAIYGVGADTFEKLLEGRDVDFENMADKDEASVLDEDDSDEASVLRFVNQIIREGLLQKATDIHIEPQHDILRIRYRVDGHLMDVPVPERINALQSSVIARLKIMSRLDVAERRVPQDGRINLKLEGKSIDVRVATIPSVEGETVSLRLLNQERYSLDQLGMENSVRKVIDEVLSLSNGVILATGPTGSGKSTSLYCFLDHLNKPETRTVTIEDPVENKLPGIVQIAVKPEVGLTFAKGLRSILRADPNIVMVGEIRDTETAEIAIRASLTGHLVFSTLHTNTAIGGISRLLDMDIEPFLVAASVRAFLAQRLVRKLCPKCKVPMDNFGEEDKVALGIPLELDGQPYRAVGCGDCRQTGYSGRIAIYEICQVSDAIQDMITHGADENKILRQATKEGFEPMRTYGWRKVMKGVTSIEEVLSSTQTGLGARAVE, encoded by the coding sequence ATGGCTGAAGTAATGGAAATAGACCGTCAATCCCGTTGGCTCATTGAGGCCGTGATGGCGGCAGGGGGGACTGATGAAGCGCAGGTTTCTGAGGTGGTGCTGGATGCCAAGAAGAAGGGCTTGTCGCTCATTGACGCCGTTTTGGATGCGGGTGTCGTCGGGGAAGAAGAATTTTTGAGGGAGGTGTCAGCCAGATTAGCGCTGCCATGGCATGAAGGGGATTTGCTGGGCGAAAATGTCAAGGAGCTCAAGGCTGCCTGTGGACCTGCACTCGCGATTAGGCATCGTGTGGTGCCATTAGAGCTTAACAAGGATCAGATCACGCTAGCTTGCTATGATCCTCTAGCGCTAGAAGCCAGGCAGATTCTCAGTCGCAGATTGCCATACAGCATCAAGTGGGTGATGAGTGAACGGCGTAAGATACGCACCACGCTCGGAGCCATTTATGGTGTGGGGGCTGATACTTTCGAGAAGCTGCTCGAGGGCCGTGACGTGGACTTCGAGAACATGGCTGACAAGGATGAAGCCAGCGTTCTTGACGAGGATGATTCTGACGAGGCCAGCGTGTTGAGATTTGTAAACCAGATTATCCGTGAGGGTCTGCTGCAGAAAGCGACCGATATCCACATCGAGCCTCAGCATGATATTCTACGTATTCGTTATCGTGTGGATGGTCATTTGATGGACGTGCCTGTACCGGAACGCATCAATGCCTTGCAGTCCTCTGTGATTGCTCGTCTTAAAATCATGTCTCGCCTAGATGTGGCGGAGCGCAGGGTGCCTCAGGATGGCCGTATCAACCTGAAGCTGGAAGGGAAGTCGATCGATGTTCGTGTTGCCACGATTCCATCGGTGGAAGGTGAGACGGTTAGTCTACGCTTGCTCAACCAGGAGCGCTACTCGCTCGATCAACTCGGGATGGAAAATTCCGTCAGAAAGGTGATTGATGAAGTTCTAAGTTTGAGTAACGGAGTGATTCTCGCCACAGGTCCTACGGGTTCTGGTAAGTCGACGAGCCTCTATTGCTTTTTGGACCACCTGAATAAGCCGGAAACACGCACGGTGACTATCGAGGATCCTGTGGAAAACAAGCTACCCGGGATCGTCCAGATTGCGGTGAAGCCGGAGGTCGGCTTGACCTTTGCCAAAGGTTTGAGATCCATCCTTCGTGCGGATCCAAACATTGTGATGGTAGGTGAGATTCGTGATACGGAAACTGCGGAGATTGCTATCCGAGCATCACTCACAGGTCACTTGGTATTCAGTACACTGCATACCAATACAGCCATTGGCGGCATCAGTCGTCTGCTGGATATGGATATTGAGCCATTCCTCGTAGCAGCGTCTGTTCGAGCCTTCTTGGCTCAGCGCCTGGTGAGAAAGCTATGTCCGAAGTGCAAGGTGCCGATGGATAATTTTGGTGAGGAAGATAAGGTAGCTCTGGGAATTCCCCTCGAGCTGGATGGTCAGCCATACCGAGCTGTCGGCTGTGGTGATTGCCGCCAGACTGGCTACAGTGGCCGAATCGCCATTTATGAGATTTGTCAGGTTTCTGATGCGATCCAGGACATGATCACTCACGGCGCCGACGAGAACAAGATTCTGCGTCAGGCAACCAAAGAGGGATTTGAGCCGATGCGTACCTACGGGTGGAGGAAAGTCATGAAGGGAGTGACGAGTATTGAAGAAGTTTTGTCTTCTACTCAGACAGGTTTGGGCGCCAGAGCCGTTGAATAA
- a CDS encoding type II secretion system F family protein, with protein sequence MSKIFKYIAIDGSGQKQTGDLTAASRGEAMRLLQGRGFQPTQIKDAGEAKVKKVKASTADEPSSGPLTLKKQEIIAFTEELSELLEAGLPLEPALASMEAREEKGQIKYLSGRLRKWVTEGTPLYEAMKRVSPDFDQLYCNLVRAGEASGSLQTILRQHGTYMKEQQELKSRLKLALIYPTCLTLACVALALVFIFFLLPRITVLLEGMPGSEMPIGVKISTFIGDFLRAHWLKTILFFCAIAVGIKVWLTKEENLRKWDEWKLSIPLYGNVIRYGFYVQWLQTLANLVSNGVPLVQALKLTEQTVTNRYYKERLTSITERVSDGYKLTRSMQATAMFAPNMIDLIGVGENTGKLSRALERASAYYDKHLSALLASLLGTITPVVLVLMAVLVGGFSYTMIQAIYQTINNIKS encoded by the coding sequence ATGTCTAAGATCTTCAAGTACATCGCTATTGATGGCTCAGGTCAGAAACAGACCGGGGACCTGACTGCGGCTAGCCGTGGTGAGGCCATGCGTCTGCTTCAAGGGCGAGGCTTTCAGCCGACACAGATCAAGGATGCAGGTGAAGCAAAGGTAAAGAAGGTCAAGGCTAGTACAGCTGACGAGCCATCCAGCGGCCCTCTGACCCTGAAAAAGCAGGAGATCATCGCTTTTACCGAGGAGCTTAGTGAATTGCTTGAGGCTGGGCTGCCACTAGAACCCGCCTTGGCTTCGATGGAAGCCAGGGAGGAAAAAGGTCAGATCAAGTATTTGTCTGGTAGGCTCAGGAAGTGGGTGACCGAAGGTACTCCTCTCTATGAGGCGATGAAGCGAGTATCGCCTGATTTCGACCAGCTTTATTGTAACCTGGTGAGGGCTGGTGAAGCGAGTGGTAGTCTACAAACGATCTTGCGCCAGCATGGTACCTACATGAAGGAACAGCAGGAGCTGAAATCACGCCTGAAGTTGGCTTTGATTTACCCAACCTGCCTGACTTTGGCCTGTGTTGCCTTGGCCTTGGTATTCATCTTCTTCTTATTGCCTCGCATTACAGTCCTTCTGGAAGGGATGCCTGGCTCAGAGATGCCAATCGGTGTAAAGATTTCCACCTTTATTGGAGACTTCCTCAGAGCTCACTGGCTGAAAACGATCCTGTTTTTCTGTGCCATAGCCGTGGGGATCAAAGTCTGGCTCACCAAGGAAGAGAATTTAAGAAAGTGGGACGAGTGGAAGTTAAGCATTCCGCTCTATGGCAATGTGATCCGCTATGGTTTCTATGTTCAGTGGTTGCAGACTTTGGCAAACTTGGTTTCTAACGGAGTACCTTTGGTTCAGGCTCTTAAGTTGACAGAGCAAACGGTGACTAACCGCTATTACAAGGAGAGGCTGACAAGTATTACCGAGCGAGTGAGTGATGGTTACAAACTCACGCGATCCATGCAAGCGACCGCAATGTTTGCGCCCAATATGATCGACTTGATCGGAGTGGGGGAGAATACAGGTAAGCTGTCTCGTGCCTTGGAGCGTGCCTCGGCTTACTACGACAAGCACCTCAGTGCACTATTGGCTAGTCTGCTAGGGACGATCACTCCAGTGGTGCTCGTTCTGATGGCTGTTCTTGTAGGAGGATTCTCCTACACGATGATTCAGGCGATTTACCAAACCATCAATAACATCAAGAGCTAG
- a CDS encoding general secretion pathway protein GspK, producing the protein MMQKNTPHQQRGFALVAVLWVILILSGIMVATLSLVKVEADTVSNEVNSYQALMEAHTGLSYAVHPGIERDDPILAAENPEYDAAYKVLISPEAVRFNINTILQRRDKALMRNIFKHWGMEENEASSLTDALIDWVDRGDTAELNGAEKSWYEEQGFTDRPYNGPFTDIEDMRLVKGFWAAEKLRSDWRDWFTLRSEGGLDIHEAKPELIAVAAEINVSEAEDYQAEVKGDDGLFATEDDRNYPSVDAALTAMASPGGNRRAAIAARFVTKGNILRIESVGRSGNFQASIIATVQRQGAKPNILDYQERISESE; encoded by the coding sequence ATGATGCAAAAAAATACCCCACATCAGCAGAGAGGATTCGCCCTAGTGGCGGTCCTGTGGGTTATTTTGATTTTATCGGGTATCATGGTGGCCACGCTAAGTCTTGTTAAGGTGGAAGCCGACACGGTGTCTAACGAAGTGAACTCCTATCAAGCTCTGATGGAGGCACACACTGGACTCAGTTATGCTGTTCATCCTGGTATTGAGCGTGATGATCCTATCCTGGCTGCCGAGAATCCGGAGTATGATGCTGCATACAAGGTTCTGATTTCGCCGGAGGCCGTTCGTTTTAATATCAATACCATTCTACAGCGCCGTGATAAGGCTCTGATGCGAAATATATTCAAACATTGGGGGATGGAGGAGAACGAGGCGTCTTCGCTCACGGATGCTCTCATTGACTGGGTGGATCGTGGCGACACAGCAGAGCTAAATGGTGCCGAAAAAAGTTGGTACGAGGAGCAGGGCTTTACTGACCGCCCCTACAACGGACCGTTTACGGATATTGAGGATATGAGGCTGGTCAAGGGGTTTTGGGCTGCAGAAAAGTTGCGCTCAGACTGGCGTGATTGGTTTACCCTGCGAAGTGAAGGTGGCTTGGACATTCATGAGGCTAAGCCGGAGCTCATAGCTGTAGCGGCTGAGATTAATGTTTCTGAAGCAGAAGATTATCAAGCAGAAGTAAAAGGTGATGACGGTCTATTTGCTACCGAAGATGACCGTAATTATCCAAGTGTAGATGCCGCACTAACCGCTATGGCATCTCCTGGGGGAAATAGAAGAGCTGCGATTGCTGCCAGATTCGTCACCAAGGGGAACATATTAAGAATTGAGAGCGTAGGGCGCTCGGGTAATTTTCAGGCCAGCATTATTGCGACAGTACAGCGCCAGGGGGCCAAGCCTAACATTTTAGACTATCAAGAACGCATTTCAGAGAGTGAGTAA